A window from Photobacterium atrarenae encodes these proteins:
- a CDS encoding ABC transporter substrate-binding protein gives MNTLLTRTLALKTTLLATTLSATVYASDADLESLVEAAQKEGAVYSVGMPDSWANWKDTWADLKVNYGLTHQDTDMSSAQEIAKFEAEKKNATADIGDVGFAFARVAVKKGVTQPYKPSTWEEIPDWAKDKDGHWALAYTGTIAFISNNNLVKNPPKSWDDLLKGDYKVSVGDVGVAAQANNAVLAAAFAQGGDESNLKPAIKFFSKLAKQGRLSFTDPGLANLEKGEVEVAILWDFNALNYRDQIDRDRFTVSIPQDGSVISGYTTIINKFAKNPNAAKLAREYIFSDQGQINLAEGYARPIRSSITLPKSIQDKLLPNSQYTNVHPVTDFKAWEKSARKLPRQWQENVLIHQQ, from the coding sequence ATGAATACTTTGTTAACCCGTACACTCGCGCTCAAAACCACGCTGCTTGCCACCACACTTTCAGCCACTGTTTATGCAAGTGATGCAGACCTGGAGTCGCTGGTTGAAGCCGCACAAAAAGAAGGTGCCGTTTACAGTGTCGGGATGCCGGATAGCTGGGCCAACTGGAAAGATACCTGGGCCGACCTGAAAGTCAATTATGGTTTGACGCATCAGGATACCGACATGAGCTCGGCGCAGGAAATTGCCAAGTTTGAAGCGGAAAAGAAAAATGCCACCGCGGATATCGGTGATGTTGGTTTTGCCTTCGCCCGCGTTGCGGTGAAAAAGGGCGTGACGCAGCCTTATAAACCAAGCACCTGGGAAGAGATCCCGGACTGGGCTAAAGATAAAGACGGCCATTGGGCCCTGGCGTATACCGGGACCATCGCCTTTATCTCCAATAACAACCTGGTGAAGAACCCACCGAAATCCTGGGATGATCTGCTCAAGGGCGATTACAAAGTCAGCGTTGGGGATGTGGGCGTCGCTGCTCAGGCCAACAATGCGGTGCTGGCGGCTGCATTTGCTCAGGGTGGAGATGAGTCGAATTTGAAACCGGCCATCAAGTTCTTCTCCAAGCTGGCCAAGCAGGGACGTCTGTCGTTCACTGATCCGGGCCTGGCAAATCTGGAGAAAGGGGAAGTGGAAGTTGCGATTCTGTGGGATTTCAATGCCCTGAACTATCGTGATCAGATTGACCGCGACCGTTTTACCGTCAGCATTCCGCAAGACGGCTCGGTGATTTCCGGCTATACCACCATTATCAACAAGTTTGCCAAGAACCCGAATGCCGCCAAGCTGGCCCGTGAATATATCTTCAGCGATCAGGGACAAATCAACCTGGCTGAAGGTTATGCCCGCCCGATCCGCAGTTCAATCACCCTGCCGAAATCAATTCAGGACAAGCTGTTGCCGAACTCGCAATACACCAATGTTCATCCTGTGACGGATTTTAAAGCCTGGGAAAAATCGGCCCGTAAACTGCCGCGTCAATGGCAGGAAAACGTGCTGATTCACCAGCAGTAA
- a CDS encoding UTRA domain-containing protein: MAIQTKTQTKSPTQLGKIKTSIRQQIQSGMMSGGQKLPSERELSTLFETTRITIKDALVALETEGLIYREERRGWYVSPQRICYNPLSRSHFHQMIRDQHRIAETRLLNTRTEMAAGEYAAALNIRQLTPIHIIERLRYIDGRAVLFVENCLMTNLFPGILEENLTLSLTGLFAEKYGYQTQRSRFDVIPTAAPGHVAKALNLAEGQSVLKICRVNYKQDGTLMDCEFEYWRPDAVMIRIDSSAE; encoded by the coding sequence ATGGCTATACAAACGAAAACACAAACCAAAAGTCCAACCCAACTTGGCAAAATTAAAACCAGCATTCGTCAGCAAATCCAGTCAGGGATGATGAGCGGCGGACAAAAGCTGCCATCCGAGCGCGAGCTGAGCACCCTGTTTGAAACCACGCGGATCACGATAAAGGACGCGCTGGTTGCGCTGGAAACCGAAGGCCTGATCTATCGGGAAGAGCGTCGTGGCTGGTATGTCTCCCCCCAGCGCATTTGCTACAACCCGCTCTCGCGCAGCCACTTTCACCAGATGATCCGCGATCAGCACCGGATCGCCGAAACCCGACTGCTCAATACCCGGACCGAAATGGCCGCCGGAGAATACGCCGCCGCGCTGAATATTCGCCAACTCACCCCCATCCACATCATTGAGCGCCTGCGCTATATCGATGGCCGGGCGGTGCTGTTTGTCGAAAACTGTCTGATGACCAACCTGTTCCCGGGGATCCTGGAAGAAAATCTGACCCTCTCCCTGACCGGCCTGTTCGCCGAAAAATATGGCTATCAAACCCAGCGCTCCCGCTTTGATGTGATCCCAACCGCCGCCCCGGGCCATGTCGCCAAAGCTTTGAACCTGGCAGAAGGCCAATCGGTACTGAAAATCTGCCGGGTCAACTATAAACAGGACGGCACCCTGATGGATTGTGAATTTGAATACTGGCGCCCGGATGCGGTGATGATTCGGATTGACAGTTCGGCGGAGTGA
- a CDS encoding T6SS effector amidase Tae4 family protein, giving the protein MEFEASEGVSKIKGKKGIIFFKDYYEPNNQGDHIDLWNGSRLTRYSSWVEFAMRGGRHYFSSTVWFWPVP; this is encoded by the coding sequence ATTGAATTCGAAGCCAGCGAGGGTGTCTCAAAGATAAAGGGGAAGAAAGGAATAATTTTCTTTAAAGATTATTATGAGCCAAATAATCAGGGTGATCATATCGACTTATGGAACGGCAGCAGATTAACTCGGTATAGTTCATGGGTTGAGTTTGCGATGAGAGGTGGAAGACATTATTTCAGCTCTACTGTTTGGTTTTGGCCTGTTCCCTAA
- a CDS encoding protocatechuate 3,4-dioxygenase, with product MNRRNFLACWSLAMWPAVWLPSAWGRGALARTPSQTEGPFYPVVAIPFRESLIGDQAAVNGTPMWLSGRVLDMSGQPVTDCRVEIWQCDGAGIYHHPRQSGHEQVDRHFAGFGAALTDSQGHYRFHTLYPVPYTGRPPHIHVKIWQGGRELLTTQLYLQDQTGNEWWARNREALQIDPMPQSDGLAANFDFVV from the coding sequence ATGAACCGACGAAATTTTCTGGCGTGCTGGTCGCTGGCAATGTGGCCGGCAGTCTGGCTGCCTTCAGCCTGGGGCAGGGGGGCACTGGCCCGGACGCCGTCACAAACTGAAGGGCCGTTTTATCCGGTGGTGGCGATTCCGTTTCGGGAATCCCTGATCGGGGATCAGGCGGCGGTGAACGGCACCCCGATGTGGCTCAGTGGCCGGGTGCTGGATATGAGCGGTCAGCCGGTGACCGATTGCCGGGTTGAGATTTGGCAGTGCGATGGTGCCGGGATCTATCATCATCCCCGTCAATCCGGCCATGAGCAGGTCGATCGCCATTTTGCCGGTTTTGGTGCGGCGTTGACCGACAGCCAGGGCCATTATCGCTTTCACACCCTCTATCCGGTGCCTTATACTGGACGGCCGCCGCATATTCACGTCAAGATCTGGCAGGGTGGGCGTGAGTTACTCACAACCCAACTTTACTTGCAGGACCAAACCGGCAACGAATGGTGGGCCCGCAATCGCGAAGCGCTGCAAATCGACCCGATGCCACAGTCCGACGGATTGGCCGCGAATTTTGACTTTGTGGTGTAG
- a CDS encoding type VI secretion system amidase effector protein Tae4, protein MVKFDELWVAHATISGVDNPCVVNNEPAFSNQCAIRVGNALAKCGYNTSKLIGAEHCWHHAKSEGHILRAQQLADALKRNRPSEFSAGKSIPVKGFKKHISGQKGIIFFKDYWLRNSDPINNPTGDHIDLWNGSRLTDWSSWIRITTGLSIEGVWSDFEKSKEIIFWRCLK, encoded by the coding sequence ATGGTAAAGTTTGATGAGCTTTGGGTTGCACATGCTACGATCAGTGGTGTAGATAATCCTTGTGTTGTAAATAATGAGCCTGCTTTTTCTAATCAATGTGCAATTCGAGTAGGTAATGCATTAGCAAAGTGTGGTTACAATACGTCTAAATTGATCGGTGCCGAACACTGTTGGCACCACGCTAAGTCAGAAGGACATATTTTACGCGCACAACAATTAGCAGATGCATTGAAAAGAAATAGACCATCAGAGTTTTCTGCTGGTAAATCTATTCCGGTTAAAGGCTTCAAGAAACACATATCTGGTCAAAAAGGGATAATTTTTTTCAAAGACTATTGGCTGCGAAACTCGGACCCAATAAACAACCCAACGGGAGATCATATCGATCTTTGGAATGGTTCGCGATTGACTGATTGGAGTTCATGGATACGAATCACTACTGGTTTGTCAATCGAAGGGGTCTGGTCAGACTTTGAAAAATCGAAGGAAATAATATTCTGGAGGTGTTTAAAGTGA
- the cyoE gene encoding heme o synthase, whose amino-acid sequence MIKSYISITKPGIIIGNLISVAAGFFLAAKTEAADVGLLAFTLLGVACVIASGCVVNNIFDRDIDSKMDRTRNRILVQDGLNIDHVFIYAVVLLLVGTAVLYRIANPLSAVVVLLGYVFYVFFYTMWYKRTSVYGTLVGSVSGAVPPLVGYLAVTNYISLDAVLLFALFCLWQMPHSYAIAMFRMQDYRDAGIPVLPVVEGIEKARKHMQAYVVAFSAVALGLFLLGGGGYEYLAVASAVCLMWTRVTFRKVTDDNYVEWSKAVFKTSLLVVMGISTVLGVELIPLTI is encoded by the coding sequence ATGATTAAGAGCTACATTTCCATTACCAAGCCGGGCATCATCATCGGCAACCTGATTTCTGTGGCGGCGGGGTTCTTCCTCGCTGCCAAAACAGAAGCGGCGGATGTTGGTCTGCTGGCGTTCACCCTGCTGGGTGTGGCCTGTGTGATTGCCTCCGGTTGCGTGGTGAACAACATTTTTGATCGCGATATCGACAGCAAAATGGACCGGACCCGGAATCGGATCCTGGTCCAGGATGGCTTGAATATCGATCATGTGTTCATTTATGCAGTTGTGCTGCTGCTGGTGGGAACCGCGGTGCTTTATCGCATCGCCAACCCGCTTTCAGCAGTGGTGGTGTTGCTGGGCTACGTGTTTTACGTGTTCTTCTACACCATGTGGTACAAGCGCACCTCGGTTTACGGCACCTTGGTCGGCAGCGTTTCCGGCGCGGTTCCGCCGCTGGTCGGTTACCTGGCGGTGACCAACTACATCAGCCTGGATGCCGTGCTGCTGTTTGCGCTGTTCTGCCTGTGGCAGATGCCGCACTCTTATGCCATCGCCATGTTCCGCATGCAGGATTACCGCGACGCGGGTATTCCGGTGTTGCCGGTGGTCGAAGGCATTGAGAAAGCACGCAAGCACATGCAAGCCTACGTGGTGGCCTTCAGTGCGGTTGCGCTGGGGCTGTTCCTGCTGGGTGGCGGCGGTTATGAATACCTGGCGGTGGCCTCGGCAGTCTGCCTGATGTGGACCCGGGTGACCTTCCGCAAAGTGACTGACGACAACTATGTCGAGTGGTCCAAAGCGGTGTTCAAAACCTCGCTGCTGGTGGTGATGGGAATTAGCACGGTGTTGGGCGTCGAGCTGATCCCGCTGACGATCTGA
- the cyoD gene encoding cytochrome o ubiquinol oxidase subunit IV: MSQQHADSGVQDYVKGFIASLILTIIPFYFVATQSLPDTITYVLMFGCAIVQLLVHLVYFLHMEIRTEDGQWNMISLVFTALVVFIVIAGSIWIMWNLNVNMMM; this comes from the coding sequence ATGAGCCAACAACACGCTGATTCTGGGGTGCAGGACTACGTCAAAGGCTTTATCGCCTCGCTGATCCTGACCATTATCCCGTTCTACTTCGTGGCGACGCAGAGCCTGCCGGATACCATCACTTACGTGCTGATGTTCGGTTGTGCCATTGTGCAGTTGCTGGTGCACCTGGTGTACTTCCTGCACATGGAGATCCGCACCGAAGACGGCCAGTGGAACATGATCTCCCTGGTGTTTACCGCGCTGGTGGTGTTTATCGTGATTGCAGGTTCCATCTGGATTATGTGGAACCTCAACGTCAATATGATGATGTAG
- the cyoC gene encoding cytochrome o ubiquinol oxidase subunit III encodes MQTNAIAHDHGHDHHDTAGNKLFGFWIYLMSDCILFASLFATYAVLVNGTAGGPSGKDIFELPFVFTETMMLLFSSITFGFGIIAMKRKDIAGLKRWMGITFLLGLGFIIMEVYEFHHLIEEGYGPDRSAFLSAFFALVGTHGLHVTFGLIWLAVCYWQLNTKGLNEMMETRFHCLSLFWHFLDIVWICVFTIVYLLGVMS; translated from the coding sequence ATGCAAACTAATGCGATTGCGCATGATCATGGTCATGATCACCACGACACGGCAGGCAACAAGCTGTTTGGCTTCTGGATTTACCTGATGAGTGACTGCATCCTGTTTGCAAGCCTGTTTGCAACCTATGCAGTCCTGGTTAACGGCACGGCCGGTGGCCCAAGCGGGAAAGACATTTTCGAGCTGCCGTTCGTCTTCACGGAAACCATGATGCTGCTGTTCAGTAGTATCACGTTCGGCTTCGGCATCATTGCCATGAAGCGCAAGGATATTGCCGGTCTGAAACGCTGGATGGGGATCACCTTCCTACTGGGCCTGGGCTTTATCATCATGGAAGTGTATGAGTTCCATCACCTGATTGAAGAAGGGTACGGCCCGGATCGCAGCGCGTTCCTGTCGGCCTTCTTCGCGCTGGTCGGGACCCACGGCCTGCACGTGACCTTCGGTCTGATCTGGCTGGCGGTGTGCTACTGGCAGCTCAATACCAAGGGCCTGAACGAGATGATGGAAACCCGTTTCCATTGTCTGAGCCTGTTCTGGCACTTCCTGGATATCGTCTGGATCTGTGTTTTCACCATCGTTTATCTGCTGGGGGTCATGTCATGA
- the cyoB gene encoding cytochrome o ubiquinol oxidase subunit I yields the protein MFGRLTLESIPYHEPIIMVTLGVIALVGLAVVAMITRAGKWQYLWNEWFTSVDHKKIGFMYIAVAMIMLLRGFADAVMMRSQQLFSAAGEAGYLPPHHYDQIFTAHGVIMIFFVAMPLIIGLMNIIVPLQIGARDVAFPFLNNLSFWLFVVGVILTNMSLAVGEFGRTGWLAYPPLSGIDASPGVGVDYWIWALQISGVGTTLSGVNFFTTILRMRTPSMPLMKMPVFTWASLCSNILIIISFPILTVTIALLTLDRYVGTHFFTNDMGGNMMMYVNLIWAWGHPEVYILVLPVFGVFSEVTATFARKKLFGYTSLVWATIVITVLAFVVWLHHFFTMGGGANVNAFFGIATMIISIPTGVKIFNWLFTMYKGRITFTTPMLWTIGFLISFTIGGMTGVLMAVPGADFVLHNSVFLIAHFHNVIIGGVVFGCFAGMAYWFPKMTGFTLNEAWGKRAFWCWIIGFILAFVPLYALGFMGMTRRLSQDINPEFFPLLAVAACGTAIIAAGVLCQFIQIFVSIRDRHQNADLSGDPWDGRTLEWATSSPPAFYNFAVLPKGDELDAFWYQKERGEHNKDQEADYQPIHMPKNTPTGMYVSAWSLVFGFAMIWYIWWLAAIGFVGMIVTCIRHSFNEDVDYYVTVEEIKAIEAERQAKLKQAKGQVTSGNEDNDDDLEVTYAN from the coding sequence CTTGGGGTGATTGCGCTGGTCGGTCTCGCGGTTGTCGCGATGATCACCCGTGCTGGGAAATGGCAATACCTCTGGAATGAGTGGTTTACTTCGGTCGATCACAAGAAAATTGGTTTTATGTACATCGCTGTGGCGATGATTATGCTGCTGCGTGGTTTTGCCGATGCAGTGATGATGCGAAGCCAGCAGCTGTTTTCTGCTGCGGGCGAAGCTGGTTACCTGCCACCGCATCACTACGATCAGATCTTCACCGCCCACGGCGTGATTATGATCTTCTTCGTGGCGATGCCGCTGATCATCGGCCTGATGAACATCATCGTGCCACTGCAGATTGGTGCGCGCGACGTGGCGTTCCCGTTCCTGAACAACCTGAGCTTCTGGCTGTTTGTGGTCGGTGTGATCCTGACCAACATGTCACTGGCGGTAGGTGAGTTCGGTCGTACCGGTTGGCTGGCGTACCCGCCGCTGTCGGGGATTGACGCCAGTCCGGGCGTCGGGGTCGACTACTGGATCTGGGCGCTGCAGATCTCCGGTGTGGGGACCACGCTGTCGGGTGTGAACTTCTTCACCACCATCCTGCGCATGCGTACCCCGTCGATGCCACTGATGAAGATGCCGGTCTTTACCTGGGCATCGCTGTGCTCGAATATCCTGATCATTATCTCGTTCCCGATCCTGACCGTGACTATCGCGCTCTTGACGCTGGACCGTTACGTTGGCACCCACTTCTTCACCAATGATATGGGTGGCAACATGATGATGTATGTCAACCTGATTTGGGCCTGGGGTCACCCGGAAGTATACATTCTGGTGCTGCCGGTCTTCGGTGTGTTCTCAGAAGTGACGGCCACGTTCGCGCGCAAGAAGCTGTTCGGTTACACCTCGCTGGTTTGGGCAACGATTGTGATCACCGTGCTGGCCTTCGTCGTTTGGCTGCACCACTTCTTCACCATGGGCGGCGGCGCGAATGTGAACGCCTTCTTTGGCATCGCCACCATGATTATCTCGATCCCGACCGGGGTGAAGATCTTCAATTGGCTGTTCACCATGTACAAAGGCCGCATTACGTTCACCACGCCAATGCTGTGGACCATCGGCTTTTTGATCTCCTTCACGATTGGCGGGATGACCGGCGTTCTGATGGCGGTTCCGGGTGCGGACTTTGTGCTGCATAACTCGGTCTTCCTGATTGCGCACTTCCATAACGTCATCATCGGTGGTGTGGTCTTCGGCTGTTTTGCCGGTATGGCTTACTGGTTCCCGAAAATGACCGGTTTCACCCTGAACGAAGCCTGGGGTAAGCGTGCCTTCTGGTGCTGGATCATCGGTTTCATTCTGGCCTTCGTCCCGCTGTACGCGCTGGGCTTCATGGGCATGACCCGTCGTCTGAGCCAGGATATCAATCCTGAGTTCTTCCCGCTGCTGGCCGTTGCGGCTTGTGGTACGGCGATTATTGCCGCAGGTGTGCTGTGTCAGTTCATTCAGATCTTCGTGAGTATCCGTGACCGTCACCAGAATGCTGATCTGAGCGGTGACCCGTGGGATGGCCGTACCCTGGAGTGGGCAACGTCTTCTCCACCGGCGTTCTACAACTTTGCCGTGCTGCCGAAAGGCGACGAGCTGGATGCGTTCTGGTATCAGAAAGAGCGTGGTGAGCATAACAAAGATCAGGAAGCGGACTATCAGCCAATCCATATGCCGAAAAACACCCCAACCGGGATGTATGTTTCTGCATGGTCTCTGGTGTTTGGTTTCGCGATGATCTGGTACATCTGGTGGCTGGCCGCGATCGGCTTTGTCGGCATGATCGTGACCTGTATCCGCCACAGCTTCAACGAAGACGTGGACTACTACGTGACCGTTGAAGAAATCAAAGCGATTGAAGCGGAACGTCAAGCCAAGCTGAAACAAGCGAAAGGGCAAGTGACGTCCGGCAATGAAGATAACGATGATGATCTGGAGGTGACCTATGCAAACTAA